The proteins below come from a single Pseudarthrobacter sp. SSS035 genomic window:
- the xseA gene encoding exodeoxyribonuclease VII large subunit, with protein MSEQAALPGTAATTLPATAAETSPDNPWPLQLLSQKLKAHIDRTPSAWVEGQVIEMNRRGGNAYLTLRDVDAEVSLPASVWTKVLDRQNMPLERGSRVVALLKPEFWLKTGRLNMQVRDIRPVGLGDLLARIERLRQALSAEGLFADSRKKPLPLLPHRIGLITGRDSDAKKDVVQNAALRWPAVEFEIREVAVQGNTAVSQIIRALQELDSRPDVDVIVIARGGGALEDLLPFNSEELIRAVAATATPVVSAIGHEADRPLLDDVADLRASTPTDAAKRIVPDVAEELAGVRQAREHLRRSIGRLVDRESDRLSALHSRPVLATPEAMVTGRAEEIERLLRRSSAAVSSTVVRAADQLVHLQAQVRALSPQKTLDRGYAVVELANGRPARATEAAGHAVVRDPSEAPPGTALSVRVAHGLFGATSTGELQQGEAHARNKA; from the coding sequence ATGTCTGAACAGGCTGCGCTGCCGGGCACAGCTGCCACCACGTTGCCTGCCACGGCCGCCGAGACCAGCCCGGACAATCCATGGCCGCTGCAGTTGCTGTCCCAGAAACTCAAGGCCCATATCGATCGCACCCCGTCCGCATGGGTCGAAGGCCAGGTCATCGAAATGAACCGCCGCGGGGGTAACGCGTACCTCACCCTCCGGGACGTGGACGCCGAAGTTTCCCTGCCGGCGTCGGTCTGGACCAAGGTTCTGGACCGGCAGAACATGCCCCTGGAGCGTGGCTCCCGCGTGGTGGCCTTGCTCAAGCCGGAGTTCTGGCTGAAGACCGGGCGGCTCAACATGCAGGTTCGGGACATCAGGCCTGTAGGGCTTGGCGACCTGCTGGCGCGGATCGAACGGTTGCGCCAGGCCCTCTCCGCCGAGGGGCTGTTTGCCGATTCACGGAAGAAACCACTGCCGCTGCTCCCGCACCGTATCGGCCTGATTACCGGACGGGACTCCGACGCCAAAAAAGACGTCGTCCAAAACGCGGCACTGCGCTGGCCCGCAGTTGAATTCGAGATCCGGGAAGTGGCGGTCCAGGGCAACACCGCGGTCTCGCAAATAATCCGCGCCCTGCAGGAACTGGACAGCCGCCCCGACGTGGACGTCATTGTCATCGCCCGGGGCGGCGGAGCCTTGGAGGACCTGCTGCCTTTCAACAGCGAGGAACTGATCCGTGCTGTCGCGGCCACGGCCACCCCGGTGGTCAGCGCCATCGGACATGAGGCGGACCGTCCCCTTCTCGACGACGTGGCGGACCTGCGCGCGTCGACGCCCACTGATGCGGCCAAGCGGATCGTGCCTGACGTTGCCGAGGAACTGGCGGGCGTGCGCCAGGCACGGGAGCACCTGCGCAGGAGCATCGGCAGGCTCGTGGACAGGGAATCGGACCGGTTGTCCGCACTCCATTCCCGGCCTGTTCTGGCCACCCCGGAAGCCATGGTCACCGGACGAGCGGAGGAAATCGAACGCCTCCTGCGGAGATCATCGGCCGCTGTCAGTTCAACGGTGGTACGGGCAGCTGACCAGCTGGTTCACCTGCAGGCCCAGGTCCGTGCCCTGTCACCGCAAAAGACGCTGGACCGCGGCTATGCCGTGGTCGAACTGGCCAACGGCCGGCCGGCCCGCGCCACTGAAGCTGCCGGCCACGCTGTGGTCCGAGACCCGTCGGAGGCGCCGCCGGGAACTGCGTTGTCCGTACGCGTGGCCCATGGCCTGTTCGGCGCCACTTCCACTGGGGAACTTCAACAAGGAGAAGCACATGCCCGAAACAAAGCCTGA
- a CDS encoding 4-hydroxy-3-methylbut-2-enyl diphosphate reductase: MTSSAVSLSMPTVPRRRRSPEEVAAAAPVTGPKKVLLAAPRGYCAGVDRAVIAVEKALEHYGPPVYVRKQIVHNVHVVSSLEAQGAIFVDETDEVPEGALVIFSAHGVSPAVVQSAEDRGLRTIDATCPLVTKVHKEAVRFAKDDFDILLIGHDGHEEVEGTAGEAPEHIQIINGPHEVDKVTVRDPEKVIWLSQTTLSVDETMETVRLLKDRFPTLQDPPSDDICYATTNRQVAIKKISPQADLVIVVGSANSSNSVRLVEVALEYGAKASYRVDFANEVDEAWFEGVATVGVTSGASVPEILVTDVLRLLADYGYGSVEEVVTAEEDLLFSLPKELRATLKEAGDVSRALGGRRSRD, encoded by the coding sequence ATGACTTCCTCAGCTGTGTCCCTCTCGATGCCAACTGTCCCGCGCAGGCGGCGCTCGCCCGAGGAGGTAGCCGCCGCGGCTCCGGTGACCGGTCCCAAAAAGGTGCTCCTGGCTGCGCCCCGCGGCTATTGCGCCGGTGTGGACCGAGCCGTGATCGCCGTCGAGAAGGCCTTGGAACACTACGGTCCGCCGGTTTACGTCCGGAAGCAGATCGTGCACAACGTCCACGTGGTGAGCTCGCTGGAGGCCCAGGGGGCCATCTTCGTCGACGAGACGGACGAGGTCCCAGAGGGCGCCCTGGTGATCTTTTCCGCCCACGGGGTATCCCCGGCCGTCGTCCAGTCAGCCGAAGACCGCGGGCTGCGCACCATTGACGCCACCTGCCCGTTGGTGACAAAGGTTCATAAGGAAGCCGTGAGGTTCGCCAAGGACGACTTCGACATCCTGCTGATCGGCCACGACGGTCACGAAGAAGTTGAGGGCACCGCCGGCGAAGCGCCGGAACACATCCAGATCATTAACGGTCCCCATGAAGTGGACAAGGTAACCGTCAGGGATCCGGAAAAGGTCATCTGGCTGTCCCAGACCACCCTCAGCGTGGACGAGACCATGGAAACGGTCCGCCTGCTGAAGGATCGGTTCCCCACCCTGCAGGATCCGCCCAGCGACGACATCTGCTACGCCACCACCAACCGTCAGGTGGCCATCAAGAAGATCTCCCCCCAGGCTGACCTTGTCATTGTCGTGGGATCGGCCAACTCCTCGAACTCGGTCCGCCTGGTGGAAGTCGCGCTGGAGTACGGTGCCAAGGCCTCCTACCGTGTGGACTTCGCCAACGAAGTGGACGAGGCGTGGTTTGAAGGCGTGGCAACAGTCGGAGTCACATCAGGGGCTTCTGTGCCGGAGATCCTCGTCACGGACGTCCTGCGACTGCTGGCCGACTACGGCTATGGCTCCGTGGAAGAAGTTGTCACGGCCGAAGAAGACCTGCTTTTCTCGTTGCCTAAGGAACTCCGCGCAACCCTGAAGGAAGCCGGAGACGTCAGCCGGGCGCTCGGCGGCCGCCGCTCCCGCGACTGA
- a CDS encoding ABC transporter family substrate-binding protein, with protein MPLRRLIQVITGAIVAALVTSGCSASGGAPPVVVGETTRGGSATVAEVNAFTSFNPFSADGNTDINTKIGHITHSGFYYVDDTEQVVRNEKFGRIEKISDKPLKVKYTVNEGVKWSDGEAIDAGDLLLSWAAGSGYFDDAEPQSGTGTTYFSAAADKSGLAATTLPEIGSDGRSITLEYAAPYADWEVAFDVGLPAHVVAAKSGLNDEGDLVDLIRDSPRGDTEQPAVNAPLKRVSDFWNSGFDTKTLPDDPAMYLSSGPYIVRDIVPDASIRLVRNRDYVWGPEPYLDDITVRFTGAASTAIAALRNGQADIIAPQPSAGTESLFDGLVEQGNTVQRFSQSGYDHLDLNFSGPFASKDVREAFLKTVPRQEIVDDVVGGFVADAKPLDSHVFLPPHPKYPDTVKNNGSAEYSDVDIQGAKSQLRDAAPRVRILYNKDNPNRVRAFSLIRDSARLAGFTVEDAGLGSSDWAKALGGGSYDAAILGSIGPGVGVSRVPQIFKTGGGSNFSRFSDGDADKAMEQLSGTTDLAKQDELLADIDKRVWDSAYGLPLYQTTGTVAFSSRVTGIKPSSGPLGVWWNVWEWRLK; from the coding sequence ATGCCCCTGAGGCGTCTGATTCAGGTCATCACCGGGGCCATCGTTGCGGCGCTGGTTACCTCGGGGTGCTCCGCTTCCGGGGGTGCGCCGCCGGTGGTGGTCGGTGAGACGACCCGCGGCGGCAGCGCCACCGTGGCCGAGGTGAACGCCTTCACGTCCTTCAACCCGTTCAGCGCCGACGGAAACACGGACATCAACACCAAGATCGGCCACATCACCCACTCCGGGTTCTACTACGTGGATGACACCGAACAGGTAGTCCGGAACGAGAAATTCGGCCGGATCGAGAAAATCTCCGACAAGCCGCTGAAGGTGAAGTACACCGTCAATGAGGGTGTGAAATGGTCCGACGGTGAAGCCATCGACGCCGGCGACCTCCTCCTGTCCTGGGCCGCCGGCTCGGGCTACTTCGACGACGCTGAACCCCAGTCGGGGACCGGCACTACCTACTTTTCGGCCGCAGCTGACAAGAGCGGCCTGGCGGCCACCACACTCCCGGAGATCGGCAGTGACGGGCGTTCCATCACCTTGGAATACGCCGCGCCGTACGCTGATTGGGAAGTAGCGTTCGACGTCGGGCTCCCCGCCCATGTTGTCGCCGCCAAAAGCGGCCTCAATGACGAAGGCGATCTTGTTGATCTGATCAGGGACTCGCCCCGCGGCGACACCGAACAGCCAGCGGTCAACGCCCCGCTGAAGCGGGTCAGCGACTTCTGGAACTCAGGCTTCGACACCAAAACGCTTCCTGATGACCCGGCCATGTACCTTTCCAGCGGCCCCTACATCGTCCGGGACATCGTTCCGGACGCCTCGATCCGGCTGGTCAGGAACAGGGACTATGTCTGGGGACCGGAGCCCTACCTCGATGACATCACCGTGCGGTTCACCGGTGCCGCCTCAACCGCCATTGCCGCGCTCAGGAACGGCCAGGCCGACATCATCGCCCCGCAACCCTCTGCCGGTACCGAAAGCCTCTTCGACGGACTGGTGGAGCAGGGCAACACGGTCCAGCGCTTCAGCCAGTCCGGCTACGACCACCTCGATCTCAACTTTTCGGGACCGTTCGCCAGCAAGGATGTCCGGGAGGCGTTCCTGAAGACTGTTCCGCGGCAGGAGATCGTGGATGACGTGGTGGGCGGATTCGTCGCCGACGCGAAACCCCTGGACTCACACGTCTTCCTGCCACCCCATCCGAAGTATCCGGACACCGTGAAGAACAACGGTTCGGCCGAATACTCCGACGTGGACATCCAAGGCGCGAAGTCGCAATTGCGGGATGCTGCTCCGAGGGTCCGCATCCTGTACAACAAGGACAACCCCAACCGTGTGCGGGCCTTTTCCCTGATCCGCGACTCCGCCCGCCTCGCCGGATTCACCGTCGAAGACGCGGGCCTCGGCAGCTCGGACTGGGCGAAAGCGCTCGGCGGCGGCAGCTACGACGCCGCCATCCTCGGCTCCATCGGACCCGGGGTCGGCGTCAGCCGCGTCCCGCAGATCTTCAAAACCGGTGGCGGCAGCAACTTCAGCCGATTCTCCGACGGCGACGCGGACAAAGCCATGGAGCAACTGTCCGGCACTACGGACCTTGCAAAGCAGGACGAACTGTTGGCTGACATCGACAAACGCGTGTGGGACAGCGCCTACGGCCTGCCGCTGTACCAGACCACTGGAACCGTGGCTTTCAGCAGCCGCGTGACGGGTATCAAGCCCAGCTCAGGCCCGTTGGGCGTCTGGTGGAATGTGTGGGAGTGGCGCCTGAAATAG
- the ychF gene encoding redox-regulated ATPase YchF, which produces MALTIGIVGLPNVGKSTLFNALTRNQVLAANYPFATIEPNVGVVNLPDPRLQQLADIFGSQRLLPAPVSFVDIAGIVKGASEGEGLGNKFLANIREAEAIAQVVRVFDDPDVIHVDGKVDPRSDMETINTELILADLQTIENAIPRIEKEVKIKKREAAELAAIKAAQAVLERGDTVFSSIKSDKLEMEHLKELSLLTAKPFIYVFNSDEGILGSPEKQDELRAMVAPADAIFLDAKLESDLVELDEEEAREMLEMNGQDESGLDQLARVGFHTLGLQTYLTAGPKETRAWTIHRGDTAPQAAGVIHSDFQRGFIKAEVVSFHDLIEAGSMAEAKSRGKVRIEGKEYVMADGDVVEFRFNV; this is translated from the coding sequence GTGGCTCTTACTATTGGCATCGTCGGACTGCCCAACGTCGGCAAATCAACTCTTTTCAACGCACTGACCCGGAACCAGGTGCTGGCTGCGAACTATCCGTTCGCTACCATCGAACCCAATGTCGGCGTCGTGAACTTGCCGGATCCCCGGCTCCAGCAGCTCGCTGACATCTTTGGCTCGCAGCGCCTGCTGCCCGCTCCGGTGTCCTTCGTGGACATCGCCGGCATCGTGAAGGGTGCCTCGGAGGGCGAAGGCCTGGGCAACAAGTTCCTTGCCAACATCCGTGAGGCCGAGGCCATCGCCCAGGTCGTCCGGGTGTTTGATGATCCCGACGTCATCCACGTCGACGGCAAAGTGGATCCCCGCTCGGACATGGAAACCATCAATACCGAGCTGATCCTGGCTGACCTTCAGACCATCGAAAATGCCATTCCCCGGATCGAAAAAGAAGTCAAGATCAAGAAGCGGGAAGCCGCCGAACTGGCAGCCATCAAGGCTGCGCAGGCGGTCCTGGAACGCGGGGACACCGTCTTCTCCTCGATCAAGAGCGACAAGCTGGAGATGGAGCACCTCAAGGAGCTCAGCCTCCTGACCGCGAAGCCGTTCATCTACGTCTTCAACTCCGACGAAGGCATCCTGGGCAGCCCGGAGAAGCAGGACGAACTGCGGGCCATGGTGGCCCCGGCGGACGCCATCTTCCTGGACGCGAAGCTCGAATCCGACCTCGTGGAGCTGGACGAGGAAGAAGCGCGCGAAATGCTGGAAATGAACGGACAGGACGAGTCCGGCCTCGACCAGCTGGCACGCGTCGGCTTCCACACCCTGGGCCTCCAGACCTACCTCACGGCCGGTCCGAAGGAAACACGCGCCTGGACCATCCACCGGGGCGACACCGCGCCGCAGGCAGCAGGCGTCATCCACAGCGACTTCCAGCGTGGCTTCATCAAGGCTGAAGTGGTTTCCTTCCATGACCTCATCGAGGCCGGTTCCATGGCGGAAGCCAAGTCCCGTGGCAAGGTACGCATTGAAGGCAAAGAGTACGTGATGGCTGACGGCGATGTAGTGGAGTTCCGCTTCAACGTCTAG
- a CDS encoding polyphosphate kinase 2 family protein, which produces MAGLVEFKQHPSQTLKVGDGFALVDVDPDSTPGYSGNKADGQALLADLDGKLARLQERLFAESRFGGRKRLLLILQAMDTAGKGGIVNHVMATMDPQGVQFKAFKAPTEEEKSYDFLWRIEKVVPGAGMVGIFDRSHYEDVLIHRVHNWATPDELERRYRAINEFEARQTDAGTKIIKVMLNISRDEQKARLLARLDNPAKHWKYSSSDLKERAFWGDYMGAYQAAFDETNTDAAPWHVVPANKKWYARIAVQQLVLGALSDMKLEWPKAEFDLGVERELVERS; this is translated from the coding sequence ATGGCCGGCTTGGTTGAGTTCAAGCAGCACCCGTCCCAAACGCTGAAGGTAGGGGATGGCTTCGCCCTGGTGGATGTCGACCCGGATTCCACCCCCGGCTACAGCGGCAACAAGGCCGACGGCCAGGCCCTGTTGGCGGACCTCGACGGGAAACTGGCTCGGCTGCAGGAGAGGCTCTTCGCGGAGTCGCGCTTTGGCGGGAGAAAACGGCTTCTGCTGATCCTGCAGGCCATGGACACCGCGGGCAAGGGCGGAATCGTCAACCATGTCATGGCCACCATGGATCCGCAGGGCGTCCAGTTCAAGGCTTTCAAGGCACCCACCGAGGAGGAGAAGTCCTATGACTTCCTCTGGCGGATCGAGAAGGTGGTGCCCGGAGCGGGCATGGTGGGGATCTTCGACCGCTCCCACTATGAGGACGTCCTGATCCACAGAGTCCACAACTGGGCGACGCCCGACGAACTCGAGCGCCGCTACCGGGCCATCAACGAGTTCGAGGCGCGCCAGACCGATGCCGGAACCAAAATCATCAAAGTGATGCTCAACATCAGCAGAGATGAACAGAAGGCACGGCTGCTGGCCAGGTTGGACAACCCCGCCAAGCACTGGAAATACAGCAGCAGTGACCTCAAGGAACGGGCGTTCTGGGGCGACTACATGGGCGCCTACCAGGCTGCCTTCGACGAGACCAACACGGACGCGGCACCCTGGCATGTGGTTCCGGCCAACAAAAAATGGTACGCCAGGATTGCGGTGCAGCAGTTGGTGCTGGGCGCTCTGTCTGACATGAAGCTGGAATGGCCAAAGGCGGAGTTCGACCTCGGTGTGGAACGCGAGCTCGTCGAAAGGTCCTAG
- a CDS encoding DUF1877 family protein, translated as MGIRYYAYAFDGNLTDQALADPLSFLSDDPLADAWGFEHGATISTPTFEQAVPKRDMLYLDKAWRHLQCLTAPAEPGLIARGAYRMFEGAVVMNDMGWEPWVRTLTPLEVLAVARDLVDVSDEDVELRLRESHCFNRDFEGEFDYVVSYLRQARTFTANLAAEGRGMVYMIG; from the coding sequence ATGGGAATCAGATACTACGCGTACGCATTCGACGGCAACCTGACCGATCAAGCGCTTGCCGATCCTCTCAGCTTTCTCTCCGATGATCCGCTCGCCGATGCATGGGGATTCGAACATGGCGCCACGATCAGCACCCCGACGTTCGAGCAAGCGGTGCCTAAGCGGGACATGCTGTACCTCGACAAAGCATGGCGGCATTTGCAGTGCCTCACTGCACCAGCGGAACCAGGCCTGATCGCCCGTGGTGCCTATCGGATGTTCGAGGGCGCAGTGGTCATGAACGATATGGGTTGGGAGCCTTGGGTGCGGACACTGACCCCACTGGAGGTTTTGGCTGTCGCAAGGGACCTGGTAGATGTCTCCGACGAGGACGTGGAGTTGCGGCTGCGGGAATCGCATTGCTTCAATCGGGACTTTGAGGGTGAGTTCGACTATGTCGTTAGCTACCTTCGGCAGGCGCGAACCTTTACGGCGAACCTCGCTGCCGAGGGACGCGGCATGGTCTACATGATCGGATGA
- a CDS encoding exodeoxyribonuclease VII small subunit, protein MPETKPDPEIQALSYEEAREQLVQVVGKLEAGGASLEESLALWERGEALAKRCEEWLEGARKRLAAARDQPL, encoded by the coding sequence ATGCCCGAAACAAAGCCTGACCCGGAAATCCAAGCACTGAGCTATGAGGAAGCCCGCGAACAACTGGTGCAGGTGGTGGGGAAGCTTGAGGCGGGCGGCGCCAGCCTCGAGGAATCCCTGGCACTTTGGGAACGCGGCGAAGCCCTGGCAAAGCGCTGCGAAGAGTGGCTGGAGGGCGCCCGCAAGCGGCTCGCTGCCGCCCGCGACCAGCCGCTCTGA
- a CDS encoding pyridoxal phosphate-dependent aminotransferase: MAEFKQSTKLHNVLYDIRGPILQAAQQMEAEGHRILKLNIGNPAPFGFEAPDAILVDMIRHLPHAQGYSDSRGIFSARTAVSQYYQTRGIQNIHVDDIYLGNGVSELITMSLMALLNDGDEVLIPTPDYPLWTASVALASGKPVHYLCDEESGWQPDLEDLEAKITPRTKGIVVINPNNPTGAVYPEETLKKIVALAEKHGLILFADEIYEKILYEDAVHINMAALTGDDVLCLTFSGLSKAYRVCGYRAGWMAISGPKKDASDYLEGISLLANMRLCANVPAQHAIQTALGGYQSINDLILPGGRLLEQRNKAYDMLNAIPGVSTQQARGALYLFPRLDPEVFHIRDDEKFVLDLLKEQKILVSHGRAFNWVRPDHFRMVTLPNVKDIEEAIGRMGDFLSRYQGN; the protein is encoded by the coding sequence ATGGCAGAATTCAAGCAGTCCACCAAGCTTCACAACGTCCTTTACGACATCCGTGGACCGATTCTTCAGGCCGCCCAGCAGATGGAGGCGGAGGGTCACCGGATCCTCAAACTGAACATCGGAAACCCTGCGCCGTTTGGATTTGAAGCCCCGGACGCGATCCTGGTGGACATGATCCGCCATCTGCCCCATGCCCAGGGTTACAGCGACTCCCGGGGCATCTTCTCGGCCCGGACCGCGGTTTCCCAGTACTACCAGACCCGCGGCATCCAGAACATCCATGTGGACGATATCTACCTGGGCAACGGCGTTAGCGAACTGATCACCATGTCCCTCATGGCGCTCCTCAACGACGGCGACGAGGTGCTGATCCCCACACCTGACTACCCGCTGTGGACCGCTTCCGTTGCCCTGGCGAGCGGGAAGCCCGTGCACTACCTCTGCGATGAGGAATCAGGGTGGCAGCCGGACCTTGAGGATCTTGAAGCCAAGATCACGCCGCGCACCAAGGGCATCGTGGTGATCAACCCCAACAACCCCACGGGCGCGGTCTATCCGGAAGAGACGCTGAAGAAGATCGTTGCGCTGGCCGAGAAGCACGGCCTGATCCTTTTCGCCGATGAAATCTACGAAAAGATCCTGTACGAGGACGCCGTGCACATCAATATGGCCGCGCTGACGGGCGACGACGTCCTTTGCCTCACGTTCAGTGGGCTGTCCAAGGCCTACCGCGTCTGCGGCTACCGTGCAGGCTGGATGGCCATCTCCGGCCCCAAGAAGGATGCCTCCGATTATCTGGAGGGCATCAGCCTCCTGGCCAACATGCGCCTCTGTGCCAACGTGCCCGCCCAGCACGCCATCCAGACCGCGCTCGGCGGCTACCAGAGCATCAACGACCTCATCCTCCCCGGCGGCAGGCTGCTGGAACAGCGGAACAAGGCCTACGACATGCTCAACGCCATCCCTGGTGTGAGCACGCAGCAGGCCCGTGGCGCGCTGTACCTGTTCCCGCGCCTGGATCCGGAGGTCTTCCATATCCGGGATGACGAGAAGTTTGTCCTGGACCTGCTGAAGGAGCAGAAGATCCTGGTGTCCCACGGCCGGGCGTTCAACTGGGTCCGGCCCGACCACTTCCGCATGGTCACGCTGCCGAACGTCAAGGACATTGAAGAAGCGATCGGACGCATGGGGGACTTCCTTAGCCGGTACCAGGGGAACTAG
- a CDS encoding DNA recombination protein RmuC has translation MDALALILALLMLLVGAVAGAAATYFSLRRHSRALEDDFDAVSSRLSEVSAQFAAADAERRLLSMQNRELGESRNQDGSVLRALAPVAEKLTAVQQQVALLERDRLEQYGQLAQQLQEARLSDAQLIRSTHALESALRSNSARGQWGEVQLRRVVEASGMLKHVDFLEQVHSAGADSAVRPDLVVQLPGQKQLVVDAKVPLSSYLEAQELGARQETGTTGNPGGQQSLLAAHAKALRAHVDSLSNKKYWDIPGNSPELVICFLPAESILAAALTADATLLDHALSRNVVLASPSTLLAVLKSVAFTWRQDVLTDSARELFDLARQLYERMGTLGENVGKLGSSLKSSVDRYNALIGTLEARILPTARKLNAMDESGLLTPPALDVTPRSLAAPEFQQDEAAA, from the coding sequence ATGGATGCTTTAGCCCTGATTCTTGCCCTGTTGATGCTGCTGGTGGGAGCCGTCGCCGGCGCCGCCGCCACCTACTTTTCCCTCCGCCGGCACAGTCGTGCCCTGGAGGACGACTTCGACGCCGTCTCGTCGCGGCTTTCCGAGGTCAGCGCCCAGTTCGCCGCCGCGGACGCGGAGCGCCGCCTGCTCTCGATGCAGAACCGGGAACTCGGCGAGTCCCGCAACCAGGACGGGAGCGTCCTCCGGGCACTCGCCCCCGTGGCGGAAAAGCTGACCGCGGTGCAGCAGCAGGTGGCACTGCTGGAACGCGACCGCCTGGAGCAGTACGGCCAGCTGGCGCAACAACTTCAGGAAGCCAGGCTTTCCGATGCCCAGCTGATCCGGTCCACGCACGCCCTCGAGTCAGCGTTGCGCTCCAACAGTGCTCGTGGACAGTGGGGCGAAGTTCAACTGCGCCGCGTGGTTGAGGCATCGGGCATGCTCAAGCATGTGGATTTCCTGGAGCAGGTCCACAGCGCCGGGGCCGATTCAGCGGTCCGTCCCGACCTCGTGGTCCAGCTGCCGGGCCAGAAGCAGCTGGTGGTGGACGCCAAGGTGCCGTTGTCCTCCTACCTGGAGGCCCAGGAGCTGGGTGCGCGTCAGGAAACGGGTACAACCGGGAATCCCGGCGGCCAGCAATCCCTGCTGGCCGCCCACGCCAAGGCGCTGCGGGCCCACGTGGACTCGCTCAGCAACAAGAAGTACTGGGACATCCCCGGGAACTCCCCCGAGCTGGTGATCTGCTTCCTGCCGGCAGAATCCATCCTGGCCGCCGCCCTGACCGCCGATGCGACGCTGTTGGACCACGCGCTTTCCAGGAATGTGGTTCTTGCCTCGCCGAGTACGCTGCTCGCAGTGCTCAAATCGGTGGCTTTCACGTGGCGCCAGGACGTGCTGACGGACAGTGCGCGGGAACTGTTCGACCTCGCCCGCCAGCTGTACGAACGCATGGGAACGCTCGGCGAAAACGTGGGCAAGCTGGGTTCGTCCCTGAAGTCCTCGGTGGACCGGTACAACGCCCTGATCGGCACCCTGGAAGCGCGGATCCTGCCTACCGCACGGAAGCTCAATGCCATGGATGAATCCGGGCTGCTCACTCCGCCGGCACTCGATGTCACGCCGCGTTCGCTGGCGGCCCCGGAGTTTCAGCAGGACGAAGCGGCCGCCTGA